The following proteins are co-located in the Patescibacteria group bacterium genome:
- a CDS encoding phosphoribosyltransferase family protein — MPFADRNAAGFLLATSLEEYKDKPVVVFALPRGGVALGKIVAQHLHAPLDLLIPRKIGHPDNPEYAIASVSEKGKVIKNELEVSRIDPAWFEAEVERQRGEAARRRVKYLADRTPVDVKGKTAIIVDDGIATGLTMKAAIDEARAKEPSAVVLAVPVAPRDTIRELEKLVDRLIVLKRPLQFQGSIGFYYKNFSQVSDEEVIEMMSDLAL; from the coding sequence ATGCCTTTTGCGGATAGAAACGCGGCGGGGTTTCTCCTCGCCACGAGCCTGGAGGAATACAAGGACAAACCCGTAGTTGTATTTGCACTCCCCCGAGGCGGCGTAGCGCTCGGCAAAATTGTCGCCCAACATCTCCATGCACCGCTAGACCTGCTCATTCCAAGAAAAATTGGGCACCCGGATAACCCGGAATATGCCATTGCGTCCGTTTCAGAAAAAGGGAAAGTCATAAAAAATGAATTAGAAGTTTCACGGATAGATCCGGCCTGGTTTGAGGCCGAGGTAGAACGGCAGCGCGGCGAGGCGGCAAGAAGGCGCGTCAAATACCTGGCTGACCGAACGCCAGTTGATGTCAAAGGCAAAACCGCGATCATTGTGGACGATGGAATAGCTACCGGTTTAACCATGAAAGCGGCAATTGATGAAGCGAGAGCCAAGGAACCGTCAGCCGTCGTACTGGCCGTGCCTGTAGCCCCTAGAGATACTATTAGAGAACTAGAAAAACTGGTTGATCGCCTCATTGTTCTCAAGCGCCCGCTTCAATTTCAAGGATCAATTGGTTTTTACTATAAAAACTTCAGCCAGGTATCCGACGAAGAAGTGATAGAAATGATGAGTGATCTTGCTCTATGA
- a CDS encoding rhodanese-like domain-containing protein, which translates to MEMTAQDLVAQAKAEVPAITCQDYLALRERGEAHTLLDVRERNEWDAGHIQGAVHLPRGLVEFKISEIVPDKNAPIVVQCATGGRSALCGQALLKLGYKNIRNLEGGYTGYCEVTNA; encoded by the coding sequence ATGGAAATGACCGCACAAGATTTGGTAGCGCAGGCAAAAGCAGAAGTTCCCGCCATCACTTGTCAGGATTATTTAGCACTTCGCGAGAGAGGAGAGGCTCACACACTGCTGGATGTTCGGGAGCGGAACGAGTGGGATGCGGGGCATATTCAAGGCGCCGTTCACCTCCCCCGCGGCTTAGTGGAATTCAAAATTTCAGAAATTGTACCGGACAAAAATGCCCCAATCGTTGTGCAGTGCGCAACTGGTGGCCGTTCAGCACTCTGCGGACAAGCACTCCTCAAACTTGGCTATAAGAATATCCGTAACCTAGAGGGTGGCTACACGGGCTACTGTGAAGTGACGAATGCCTAG
- a CDS encoding ABC transporter ATP-binding protein, translating to MRLKGLKEVISHGYRKKTFEFCGSACQTRFVANPEKFLGTPLIRLENVKKIFRTGAVETTVIRGFDLNVWEGDFVVIIGASGSGKSTLLNLIGLLDRPSTGRVFIKDKDADSLSEDARAMLRSRTFGFIFQQYNLIPWLTAYENAVLPLIFAGQTANRSATELLFNNVGLSGRLGHRPTQLSGGEQQRVALVRALINNPAIVLGDEPTGNLDSQTGTKILQTLITLHRKEKKTLVVVSHDARIAESADQIITIQDGLPVPSRPKLRTFSRKI from the coding sequence ATGCGGCTCAAAGGACTTAAAGAAGTTATTTCGCATGGCTATAGAAAGAAAACCTTTGAGTTTTGTGGGTCTGCCTGCCAAACAAGATTTGTTGCCAATCCAGAAAAATTCCTCGGCACTCCCCTCATTCGGCTAGAAAATGTTAAAAAGATATTTCGTACCGGGGCGGTTGAAACAACGGTTATCAGAGGCTTCGACCTAAACGTCTGGGAAGGTGATTTCGTAGTTATTATTGGGGCGAGCGGTTCCGGAAAAAGTACCCTGCTCAACCTCATCGGCCTCCTTGATCGGCCTTCAACCGGCCGAGTCTTCATCAAAGACAAAGATGCCGATTCGCTCTCTGAAGATGCTCGGGCAATGTTACGGTCAAGAACATTTGGATTCATTTTTCAACAGTACAATCTCATCCCCTGGCTCACTGCGTATGAAAATGCCGTGCTCCCGCTTATCTTTGCTGGTCAGACCGCAAATAGATCCGCTACCGAACTGCTCTTTAACAACGTCGGGCTCAGCGGCCGGCTCGGCCATAGGCCGACTCAACTCTCCGGAGGAGAACAACAACGCGTAGCTCTCGTACGCGCGCTTATAAATAACCCTGCTATTGTGCTCGGAGATGAACCCACGGGAAATCTTGATTCCCAAACCGGCACCAAAATTCTTCAAACACTCATTACTCTGCATCGTAAAGAGAAAAAAACTCTCGTTGTGGTAAGCCATGACGCCAGAATTGCGGAAAGTGCGGATCAGATCATCACCATCCAAGACGGCTTACCAGTGCCAAGCCGGCCCAAACTCCGAACTTTTTCCAGAAAAATATGA
- a CDS encoding biotin/lipoyl-binding protein, producing the protein MKKITLLIILLVALGSAFVSYWVYSRYFLKDVSAPLTYIVKRGNIQDELRVRGEVAAEREYDMAFNSFGNVQEVAVEEGQTVKKGAFLMRLDTTTATLELSRLLAERTQAKAMLTNALAQKAEARAAVDAALARLAALKRGTLPETIEVQTAQTAAARLAVSGANEVLFDAANVAYTAADDAIRTTADQMFDNPRTDHPILAFLIVDDGLRNTLEIQRVAIEAMLDSWQSSLLTQTTSTAIASTSEVNLETVSVFLNDLALALNGAISTGSVTSLTISGWQTDVSLARSAVNTATKNVTNANTSQQAAAASLAVAEQQLSALKTGTASEEIAVQEAVVRQAEAQMASADAGISQAQSAISVIDANIGIANKKIKDSSLFAPADAVITKVWVKQNEQYQQSLEGMPAISLATAGVKIQSEISELDIPKIHAGNGNRVSIIFDAFPNKTYTGEIVSIDPKEVVRDADTYYIVNMTIAESTEELRRRMSADVLIRIAEKENALYAPLFMVSNRDGLQFVLIKHGKELTEIEVQTGIVNDEFVEIISGVQEGDELVASAT; encoded by the coding sequence ATGAAAAAAATAACGCTTCTGATCATCTTGCTGGTAGCTCTCGGCAGCGCCTTTGTTTCCTACTGGGTCTATTCCCGATATTTTCTAAAAGACGTTTCAGCGCCTTTGACATACATAGTTAAGCGGGGAAATATTCAAGACGAGCTCCGCGTCCGCGGTGAAGTAGCAGCCGAACGCGAGTATGACATGGCCTTCAATAGCTTCGGCAACGTACAAGAAGTAGCCGTAGAGGAGGGACAAACCGTGAAGAAGGGCGCCTTTCTCATGAGACTTGATACAACCACTGCAACGCTCGAACTTTCCAGGCTCCTAGCTGAACGCACGCAAGCAAAGGCCATGCTGACAAACGCCCTAGCACAAAAAGCAGAAGCACGCGCCGCAGTAGACGCCGCACTGGCTCGGCTAGCTGCGCTCAAACGCGGAACCCTGCCAGAAACTATAGAGGTTCAAACGGCGCAAACAGCTGCTGCGCGGCTGGCAGTTAGTGGAGCGAATGAAGTTCTTTTTGACGCGGCAAATGTTGCTTACACTGCCGCTGATGACGCCATACGAACTACCGCCGACCAAATGTTTGATAACCCGCGAACGGATCATCCTATCCTCGCCTTTCTAATCGTAGACGACGGACTCAGGAACACTCTTGAAATTCAACGCGTCGCTATTGAGGCCATGTTAGATTCCTGGCAATCTTCCCTGCTAACTCAAACAACGTCCACGGCAATTGCTTCAACCTCGGAAGTAAACCTAGAAACCGTCTCAGTTTTCCTTAATGATTTAGCGCTCGCCCTCAATGGCGCCATTTCAACCGGCAGCGTTACTTCTCTGACCATTTCCGGCTGGCAAACAGACGTATCTCTGGCAAGATCAGCCGTAAATACCGCCACCAAAAACGTAACCAACGCCAACACGTCACAACAGGCGGCCGCTGCCTCTCTAGCTGTGGCTGAACAGCAGCTCTCCGCGCTTAAGACCGGAACCGCCAGTGAAGAAATCGCCGTTCAAGAAGCAGTTGTCAGACAAGCAGAAGCGCAAATGGCCTCCGCGGACGCCGGCATCAGCCAAGCACAGTCAGCCATCTCTGTCATTGACGCAAATATCGGCATTGCCAACAAAAAAATTAAAGATTCCAGCCTTTTTGCCCCAGCCGATGCCGTCATTACCAAAGTATGGGTCAAACAAAATGAACAGTACCAACAAAGCCTAGAGGGCATGCCGGCCATCTCCCTAGCCACGGCCGGCGTTAAAATTCAGTCGGAGATATCGGAATTAGATATTCCTAAGATCCACGCCGGAAATGGCAACCGTGTTTCCATTATTTTCGACGCCTTTCCAAATAAAACGTACACCGGCGAAATCGTCTCTATTGATCCCAAAGAGGTTGTGCGCGACGCAGACACCTACTACATCGTAAACATGACCATCGCCGAATCAACTGAAGAGCTCAGACGCCGGATGAGCGCTGACGTATTGATTCGCATCGCCGAAAAAGAGAACGCTCTTTACGCTCCTCTTTTCATGGTCAGCAATCGAGACGGGCTACAGTTTGTACTCATAAAACATGGAAAAGAACTAACGGAAATAGAAGTTCAAACCGGGATTGTAAATGATGAATTCGTAGAAATTATTTCCGGGGTACAAGAGGGAGACGAGCTGGTCGCTTCAGCAACATAG
- a CDS encoding type II toxin-antitoxin system RelE/ParE family toxin, with the protein MSFAVSYHPLVVKEDIPKLGAAIRKRTKSAIETKLMTRPEVFGIPLRHSKSGDRKLRVGDYRVIFRIKGKKINIYLIEHRSVVYKMLMNRVRKEF; encoded by the coding sequence ATGAGTTTTGCCGTCTCCTATCATCCGCTCGTTGTAAAAGAAGATATTCCGAAGTTGGGTGCGGCAATCAGGAAACGAACCAAAAGCGCGATCGAAACAAAGTTGATGACGAGGCCGGAGGTATTTGGGATTCCCCTTCGGCACTCGAAAAGCGGTGATCGAAAACTCCGTGTCGGGGATTATCGCGTCATTTTTCGCATCAAAGGCAAAAAGATCAATATCTACCTAATCGAGCATCGTTCCGTGGTGTATAAAATGCTCATGAACCGAGTACGGAAAGAGTTCTAA
- a CDS encoding ice-binding family protein produces the protein MYDVAATAFNSTLTLNGAGVYIFRSTSSIAQTAGGTMVLTGGATACNVYWQIPTSMTFAAAGSIKGTIITNTGLISFVSGVALQGRAWAATQVTMDNNQITEPTCAATSSEGSTQYTGTINVVKNVINDNGGTATFDDFPLFVNSTQVLSGSTNSYVANSSRYQVTESNGAGYTASFSGDCDADGVMYLHAAEHLFCIVTNNDIGSPAIIPPVPPLIDVVKVPSPLSLPLGPGSVTYTYTARNIGTVPMTNVTLVGDTCSPIVLQSGDTDRDSVLDLGEVWVHTCTTTLTETHTNTVVATGWANGLSSVDIASATVVVGTPVVPPLIHITKVPAPFTLPFGGGMVTYTKRVTNPGTVPLSNVYLTDDKCSPVVFVSGDTNSDNLLDPSETWTYTCRTNLTATTTNTVTATGSGNGYTVRDVAVATVVVASAVPTFPNTGFTPPENTLVWGALATGLSAASLFFVLRKKRTA, from the coding sequence ATGTATGACGTAGCAGCCACCGCTTTTAACTCTACCCTGACCTTAAACGGTGCCGGCGTTTATATATTCCGCAGCACCTCAAGTATTGCCCAGACCGCCGGCGGTACCATGGTTTTAACCGGTGGTGCCACGGCCTGTAATGTTTATTGGCAAATTCCCACTTCCATGACCTTTGCCGCAGCTGGGAGCATCAAGGGAACCATCATCACAAACACCGGATTAATCTCATTCGTTTCCGGCGTAGCCCTACAGGGTCGGGCCTGGGCTGCTACTCAGGTGACCATGGATAACAACCAAATCACTGAACCAACCTGCGCCGCCACCTCTAGCGAAGGCTCTACCCAGTACACCGGAACTATCAACGTAGTTAAAAACGTAATCAACGATAACGGCGGAACTGCTACCTTTGATGATTTCCCGCTTTTTGTAAACAGCACCCAGGTACTCTCCGGCTCCACCAACAGCTACGTCGCGAACTCTTCCCGATACCAAGTAACCGAGAGTAACGGCGCAGGCTATACGGCCTCATTTTCCGGCGACTGTGATGCAGATGGAGTAATGTACTTACACGCTGCCGAACATCTATTTTGCATCGTTACGAATAATGACATCGGCTCACCGGCCATCATCCCTCCCGTTCCACCGCTTATTGATGTAGTAAAAGTCCCAAGCCCACTCTCTTTGCCACTAGGCCCCGGTTCAGTCACCTACACCTATACAGCCAGAAACATTGGCACGGTACCAATGACGAACGTCACGCTCGTAGGCGACACCTGCAGCCCCATCGTTCTCCAGTCTGGCGATACCGACAGAGACTCCGTGCTTGATCTTGGTGAAGTCTGGGTGCACACCTGCACCACAACACTAACCGAAACCCACACTAACACTGTCGTGGCCACGGGCTGGGCTAATGGATTGAGCTCCGTGGACATTGCTAGCGCTACGGTAGTAGTAGGTACGCCAGTAGTTCCACCCCTCATTCACATCACAAAAGTCCCCGCTCCGTTCACTCTACCCTTCGGCGGAGGAATGGTAACTTACACAAAACGAGTAACCAACCCAGGCACGGTACCGCTCAGCAACGTCTACCTAACTGATGATAAATGCTCCCCGGTAGTATTTGTCTCCGGAGACACCAATAGCGATAACCTGCTTGATCCATCAGAAACATGGACCTACACCTGCAGAACAAACCTCACCGCTACCACGACCAACACAGTTACAGCTACAGGCTCTGGAAACGGCTACACCGTGAGAGACGTGGCCGTCGCTACAGTTGTGGTGGCTAGCGCAGTTCCAACCTTCCCAAACACCGGCTTCACCCCTCCTGAAAACACACTCGTCTGGGGCGCCCTAGCTACCGGCCTTTCTGCAGCCTCACTCTTCTTCGTCCTACGAAAAAAACGCACGGCCTAA
- a CDS encoding DUF1003 domain-containing protein produces the protein MTPRRKGSAKKDTAKPERASLRTAAIFAQKMNDRRSYSQKAADALTQYFGRMWFLLANGLFFLVWVLVNVGAIPFIPVFDPFPFFLLTTFVSLEAILLAVTVLISENRAARVAELREEMDFQVNVQSEREITKILHMVDEIRTAMKMKSKHDPELAAMKETIDVDRLGEEIEEEMG, from the coding sequence ATGACTCCAAGGAGGAAAGGTTCGGCCAAAAAAGATACAGCTAAACCCGAGAGAGCGTCGCTTAGAACAGCGGCGATTTTTGCGCAGAAGATGAATGATCGGCGGAGTTATAGTCAGAAAGCGGCTGACGCGCTTACCCAGTATTTTGGTCGCATGTGGTTTTTGCTTGCGAATGGCCTATTTTTTCTGGTGTGGGTGTTAGTGAATGTCGGTGCTATACCATTCATCCCAGTCTTTGATCCATTTCCGTTTTTCCTGCTAACCACCTTTGTTTCTCTCGAGGCGATTTTGTTGGCAGTAACGGTTTTAATTTCTGAGAACCGTGCGGCCCGAGTCGCGGAGCTGCGCGAAGAAATGGATTTCCAAGTGAATGTTCAATCGGAACGGGAGATTACGAAGATTCTGCACATGGTAGATGAAATCCGAACGGCCATGAAGATGAAGTCAAAGCATGATCCAGAGCTAGCGGCGATGAAAGAAACGATTGACGTTGACAGGCTGGGCGAAGAAATTGAAGAAGAGATGGGGTAG
- a CDS encoding multicopper oxidase domain-containing protein — MFFPLFIQLFAVILGLAATIFVFIGLLLLRKKSDKQTRKHIDLGAVALVIAVLVFVLADVSYPINFAMPPTMHAMTHDGKPASLPFFSALNFLFHENNIPRVQDIGRDPNDVPVPIGNRAPATIKISVTAKEVISEIAPGIFFNYWTYDGSVPGPMYRVLVGDTVELSLTNDQTSLHPHNIDLHAVTGPGGGAAVTNVEPGETKTFRWQALNPGLYEYHCAMPNVSTHNSHGQYGLILVEPTGGLAPVDKEFYVMQGELYTRGEIGKKGLVVFNSKGLIDGDPTYVTMNGRIENTPRMKAQVGDRVRMYVGNGGVNLVSSLHLIGEIFDVVYPEAAIGEGSAIYKNVQTTTVLPGGATIVEFTVNVPGKYLLVDHALARMNKGAWAVLEVTGPENPDIFTALPSESSSE, encoded by the coding sequence ATGTTCTTCCCTCTGTTTATCCAGTTGTTTGCCGTCATCCTTGGATTAGCCGCCACGATCTTCGTTTTCATCGGACTACTGCTACTCAGAAAAAAATCTGACAAACAAACCCGTAAACATATTGACCTTGGAGCCGTGGCGCTCGTGATTGCGGTTCTAGTTTTTGTTCTAGCAGATGTCTCATATCCAATCAACTTCGCCATGCCGCCCACCATGCACGCCATGACCCACGACGGGAAACCCGCTTCGCTTCCCTTCTTTTCAGCCCTCAATTTCCTTTTCCATGAGAACAACATTCCGCGCGTTCAAGATATCGGTCGAGACCCAAATGACGTACCAGTGCCCATCGGCAACAGAGCTCCGGCAACAATCAAAATTTCTGTCACCGCTAAAGAAGTCATCTCGGAAATTGCTCCGGGGATCTTCTTTAATTACTGGACCTATGACGGCAGTGTTCCAGGACCCATGTACCGAGTGCTAGTTGGCGACACGGTTGAGCTCAGTCTGACAAACGACCAAACAAGCCTCCACCCGCACAACATTGATCTACATGCCGTAACCGGACCGGGCGGTGGCGCGGCGGTAACTAACGTCGAACCCGGCGAAACAAAAACTTTCCGCTGGCAGGCCTTAAATCCTGGCTTGTACGAATATCACTGCGCGATGCCGAATGTCAGCACGCATAACTCCCATGGCCAGTACGGACTAATCCTAGTCGAGCCTACTGGCGGCCTGGCACCGGTTGATAAAGAGTTCTATGTCATGCAGGGCGAACTCTATACGCGCGGTGAAATTGGCAAGAAAGGGCTGGTAGTCTTCAATTCTAAAGGACTCATCGATGGCGATCCGACCTACGTCACCATGAACGGACGAATCGAAAATACGCCTCGCATGAAAGCACAGGTAGGCGACCGTGTCCGTATGTACGTGGGAAACGGCGGGGTCAACCTAGTTTCTTCATTGCACCTAATCGGAGAAATCTTTGATGTCGTCTATCCCGAAGCGGCTATAGGTGAAGGCTCCGCTATCTATAAAAATGTTCAGACAACAACTGTCCTGCCGGGCGGGGCTACGATCGTTGAGTTCACTGTCAATGTTCCTGGAAAATACCTCCTAGTGGATCACGCCCTGGCTCGTATGAATAAAGGCGCATGGGCAGTTCTTGAGGTGACAGGGCCAGAGAATCCAGACATCTTTACTGCTCTACCGTCAGAATCATCATCGGAATAA
- a CDS encoding alpha/beta family hydrolase encodes MSRPIKSNISIPVDGQSLEGIIRLPPKATLLVVFVHGSGSSRLSPRNEFVADSLYQTGIGSLLFDLLTEAEDKTYATRFDIELLVRRLAQTLTWLRAQENTKHLPFGLFGASTGAAAALIVAAQSPQEVSAVVSRGGRTDLAGDSLSQVTVPTLFIIGGADDEVLALNRDSYNQLAGVKQLSIIPGATHLFEEPGALEQVSQLAIAWFTEHTPSPQESRLKEISLPNSENT; translated from the coding sequence ATGTCGAGACCAATTAAATCAAACATCTCAATTCCCGTTGACGGACAGTCGCTGGAAGGAATTATTCGTCTCCCGCCTAAAGCCACGCTACTCGTGGTATTTGTGCATGGTAGCGGCAGTAGTAGGCTCAGTCCGCGCAACGAATTCGTGGCTGATAGTCTATATCAAACAGGTATCGGGAGTCTGCTCTTTGATCTACTCACCGAGGCTGAGGACAAAACGTACGCCACTAGATTTGATATCGAGCTCCTCGTCAGGCGACTAGCTCAAACGCTAACCTGGTTACGCGCCCAAGAAAACACCAAACATTTACCATTCGGACTGTTCGGCGCCAGCACCGGTGCGGCCGCGGCGCTCATTGTAGCCGCCCAAAGTCCACAGGAAGTCTCAGCCGTTGTTTCACGCGGCGGACGTACAGACTTAGCCGGCGACAGTCTTTCACAAGTCACTGTGCCAACCCTCTTCATTATTGGCGGAGCTGATGATGAAGTCCTCGCCCTAAATCGGGACTCATATAATCAGTTGGCCGGAGTAAAACAATTATCGATTATTCCAGGAGCGACTCATCTCTTTGAGGAACCAGGCGCCCTGGAACAAGTATCTCAGCTGGCAATCGCCTGGTTTACTGAGCACACACCAAGCCCACAAGAATCGCGGTTAAAAGAAATCTCCCTGCCTAATTCGGAAAATACTTAA
- the prs gene encoding ribose-phosphate diphosphokinase → MKFFSTEILHPLSRVLSKSSLYKPGTLELRRYDNREMYITNCSPVNGEAALLFGSFTPPDDSLFGTLLAAHTLKKEGAKSVLAILPFAAYTRHDKVKSGLSLTTAWVGSLAKASGIDTIITIDLHSEHDRELMPVELVSLSPAPLFGEEIRKKNWTDATLVAPDNGAIPRCEAVARALQSANPVAYFKKERTPDGVTVHDLVGEVGKRCVLIDDQLDTGATLLQACRQLQDKGVEEILIMVTHGLFTGEAWKELKDVGVQEIIVTDTLAPRTNMPWVSVISVAPLLGQALKEYVETN, encoded by the coding sequence ATGAAATTTTTTTCAACCGAAATACTGCACCCGCTGTCACGTGTTCTCAGTAAGTCATCACTTTATAAGCCTGGAACGCTCGAGTTGCGGCGTTACGATAATCGGGAGATGTACATAACTAATTGCTCTCCCGTAAACGGAGAAGCCGCTCTCTTATTCGGTTCATTCACCCCACCAGACGATTCCCTGTTCGGCACGTTACTCGCGGCCCATACACTGAAAAAAGAGGGAGCGAAAAGCGTGCTCGCAATTCTCCCTTTCGCTGCTTATACGCGGCATGACAAAGTGAAGTCTGGGTTGAGTCTGACCACAGCCTGGGTCGGCTCTCTTGCTAAGGCGTCAGGCATTGATACGATCATCACCATAGATCTTCACAGCGAACACGATCGTGAGCTAATGCCAGTCGAACTCGTCTCCCTCTCCCCTGCTCCTCTCTTCGGCGAAGAAATACGGAAAAAAAATTGGACAGATGCCACGCTGGTTGCTCCAGATAATGGCGCTATTCCTCGATGCGAAGCCGTCGCTCGCGCCCTTCAATCAGCAAATCCCGTGGCGTACTTTAAAAAAGAAAGGACACCGGACGGCGTTACCGTGCACGATCTGGTGGGCGAGGTGGGCAAGCGCTGCGTGCTAATTGACGACCAACTCGATACAGGGGCTACGCTTCTTCAAGCCTGCCGTCAGCTGCAAGACAAGGGTGTGGAAGAAATCCTTATCATGGTAACGCATGGGCTATTTACGGGTGAAGCGTGGAAAGAGCTCAAGGATGTTGGCGTCCAGGAAATTATCGTCACTGATACGCTCGCGCCGAGAACAAATATGCCTTGGGTTTCGGTTATTTCCGTAGCTCCGCTGCTTGGACAAGCGCTCAAAGAATATGTCGAGACCAATTAA
- a CDS encoding class F sortase produces the protein MLFSLLLYHGAFSYAAALKIPEPRAVKTSTDPALAVQIEPALEVATEKNTKKSDRIIIPSIGVNAAIEKVALTPQGAMDVPKNPLNAAWYELGPRPGEIGSAVIDGHVNWFNESSAVFKRLYKVKPGQEVIIEDATGAKVIFIVREVKKFDPATDAASVFTSSDSQAHLNLITCGGVWNKITKQYSERLVVFTDKKI, from the coding sequence GTGCTCTTCTCTCTTCTCCTTTATCACGGTGCTTTCTCTTACGCTGCCGCTCTAAAAATTCCGGAACCCCGCGCTGTAAAAACCAGCACGGATCCAGCGCTCGCAGTACAGATAGAACCAGCCTTGGAAGTGGCTACAGAAAAAAATACCAAAAAATCTGACCGCATTATCATTCCGAGCATCGGAGTGAATGCGGCTATTGAGAAAGTGGCCCTGACGCCCCAAGGCGCCATGGACGTGCCAAAGAACCCTTTGAACGCGGCCTGGTACGAGCTCGGTCCACGTCCGGGTGAAATTGGTAGCGCTGTTATTGACGGCCATGTTAACTGGTTCAATGAATCCTCAGCCGTCTTCAAAAGACTGTATAAAGTAAAACCCGGACAAGAAGTTATCATTGAAGACGCAACCGGCGCCAAAGTAATTTTCATCGTTCGAGAAGTAAAAAAGTTTGACCCCGCTACCGATGCCGCATCTGTCTTTACTTCAAGTGACAGCCAAGCCCATTTAAATCTAATCACTTGCGGCGGGGTTTGGAACAAAATTACTAAACAGTATTCAGAAAGACTCGTTGTATTCACTGATAAAAAAATCTAG
- a CDS encoding ABC transporter permease, translating into MIGNFFQLIFRGLRFRPLRSWLTVLGIVVGIMLVAVILALGNGIKQAVQGTLQMFSPDLIMVFPGKESNPILGLLGGARFRTADLMDLENVNGVKFVLPVETGIVTAEYHGEKQSVMLHAQNWDNYKEILEQSQGGRLEQGRYPANDSVNEVVIGYSASRELFKDAIPLGSEIIIKAKKFSVVGIATSQGEQSHDNAIFISFDSFKALTGTAGVAYSAVIKVLPTADPKYVAQEVKYQLGKQSVVQDFTILTPDKANLLVDNVLNMIEIFLMIIALVSLMVGGIGIMNTMYTSVFERTKQIGIMKAIGATREAILMLFLIESGIIGTVGGVFGIAFGLIFADIISRFAAQAGVPGLFSWAGVDYLGALALLVFTFIVGIVAGFLPARAAARLEPAEALRYE; encoded by the coding sequence ATGATCGGAAACTTTTTCCAACTTATTTTCAGAGGCCTTCGCTTTCGCCCGCTGCGAAGCTGGTTGACGGTTCTCGGGATTGTTGTCGGTATCATGCTGGTGGCCGTTATCCTTGCCCTCGGAAACGGCATTAAACAAGCAGTACAAGGAACACTTCAGATGTTTAGTCCGGATCTGATCATGGTCTTCCCAGGCAAAGAATCAAATCCGATTCTTGGCCTGCTTGGCGGCGCAAGATTCAGAACCGCAGACTTAATGGATCTGGAAAATGTTAATGGCGTTAAGTTTGTCCTGCCTGTTGAAACTGGAATCGTAACCGCGGAATATCACGGCGAAAAACAATCGGTCATGCTCCACGCCCAAAATTGGGATAACTACAAAGAAATTCTTGAACAATCTCAAGGTGGCCGGCTTGAACAGGGACGCTATCCCGCAAACGACAGCGTGAACGAGGTAGTAATCGGTTACTCGGCTTCGAGAGAGCTCTTTAAAGATGCCATCCCGCTCGGCAGTGAAATCATTATTAAAGCAAAAAAGTTCAGCGTCGTGGGTATCGCTACCTCTCAAGGCGAACAAAGCCACGACAACGCTATCTTCATTTCTTTTGACTCGTTTAAGGCGTTAACCGGCACGGCCGGCGTAGCTTACTCGGCGGTCATTAAAGTACTGCCAACGGCCGATCCTAAGTATGTGGCACAAGAGGTTAAATATCAGCTTGGCAAACAATCCGTAGTCCAGGATTTCACTATCCTGACACCAGACAAGGCGAATCTACTCGTAGATAACGTATTGAACATGATTGAAATTTTTCTCATGATCATTGCGCTGGTGTCTTTAATGGTGGGCGGAATCGGTATCATGAACACCATGTATACATCCGTCTTTGAACGGACTAAACAGATCGGCATCATGAAGGCAATAGGCGCCACCCGCGAAGCAATTCTCATGCTTTTCTTAATTGAATCGGGCATCATTGGAACAGTCGGCGGAGTCTTTGGCATTGCCTTCGGTCTTATTTTTGCAGACATCATCTCCCGGTTCGCAGCCCAAGCCGGGGTTCCTGGGCTGTTCTCTTGGGCCGGAGTTGACTACTTGGGCGCATTGGCCCTACTCGTCTTTACCTTTATCGTTGGTATTGTAGCCGGTTTTCTCCCTGCTCGCGCCGCAGCGCGCCTTGAACCGGCAGAGGCCCTGCGGTATGAATAG